One window from the genome of Candoia aspera isolate rCanAsp1 chromosome 15, rCanAsp1.hap2, whole genome shotgun sequence encodes:
- the DGCR8 gene encoding microprocessor complex subunit DGCR8 — MENYENTPPLPKEPATEVTMENPSCPPPLPPNEQPPPPPLQTSSDAEVMDVGSGGDGQSATPAGDAHAVNRLQLLTKGSSCYQSRLIIDPNSDQSPRTARHAPSVRKFTPDLKLLKDVKISVNFTESCKSKDRKVLYTGAEQDYEAGSELGIHGVNGDVHACPLGGSSSGQAAHAAGETDDKKEDDNDTDQEKRVEYAVLDDLEDFTDNLMEIDEEGGFASKAIVQQDKADEETLNYSYEDEFDNDVDALLEEGLCVPKKRRMDEKYGGESDHQSDGETTVQPMMTKIKTVLKSRGRPPTEPLPDGWIMTFHNSGIPVYLHRESRVVTWSRPYFLGTGSIRKHDPPLSSIPCLHYKKMKENEEREQNNDITPNGEVSPVKLMEKSLELDCQTEEPDSTAADSGISDERDPSGGDAAQGALGQVKAKVEVCKDESVDIEDFRHYLEKRFDFEQVTVKKFRTWAERRQFNREMKRKQAESERPILPANQKLITLSVQDAPTKKEFVINPNGKSEVCILHEYMQRVLKVRPVYNFFECENPSEPFGASVIIDGVTYGAGTASSKKLAKNKAARATLEILIPDFVKQTSEEKPKDSEELEYFNHISIEDSRVYELTSKAGLLSPYQILHECLKRNHGMGDTSIKFEVIPGKNQKSEYIMTCGKHTVRGWCKNKRVGKQLASQKILQLLHPHVKNWGSLLRMYGRESSKMVKQETSDKSVIELQQYAKKNKPNLHILNKLQEEMRKLAQEREETRKKPKMTIVESAQPGSEPLCTVDV, encoded by the exons ATGGAGAATTACGAAAATACTCCTCCCCTTCCAAAAGAGCCAGCAACTGAAGTGACTATGGAGAACCCTTCTTGTCCCCCACCATTGCCGCCCAACGAACAGCCTCCACCACCTCCCCTGCAAACGTCCAGTGACGCAGAGGTAATGGACGTTGGCTCTGGCGGTGATGGACAGTCAGCTACCCCTGCTGGGGACGCCCACGCTGTCAACAGACTACAGCTTCTCACAAAGGGATCTTCGTGCTACCAAAGTCGTCTTATCATAGATCCTAATAGTGACCAAAGCCCGAGAACTGCTCGACATGCACCTTCAGTTAGGAAGTTCACTCCCGATCTTAAGTTGCTTAAAGATGTAAAGATTAGTGTTAATTTCACAGAGAGCTGCAAAAGTAAAGACAGAAAAGTTCTGTACACTGGAGCTGAGCAAGATTATGAGGCGGGTTCAGAGTTAGGTATTCATGGTGTCAACGGGGATGTGCATGCTTGTCCTCTTGGTGGGAGTAGTAGCGGCCAAGCGGCTCACGCCGCTGGTGAAACCGATGACAAAAAAGAGGATGACAATGATACAGATCAGGAAAAGCGAGTGGAATATGCGGTTTTGGATGATTTAGAAGATTTTACTGACAATTTGATGGAAATAGATGAAGAAGGAGGGTTTGCATCTAAAGCGATCGTTCAGCAAGACAAAGCGGACGAAGAAACCTTGAACTATTCTTACGAG GATGAATTTGATAATGATGTGGATGCTCTGCTGGAAGAAGGCCTTTGTGTTCCCAAAAAAAGGAGGATGGATGAGAAATATGGAGGGGAGAGTGACCATCAGTCTGATGGAGAAACGACTGTGCAGCCAATGATGACCAAAATAAAAACCGTTCTTAAAA GTCGTGGTCGCCCTCCTACAGAGCCTTTGCCTGATGGATGGATCATGACATTCCACAACTCGGGCATCCCTGTGTACCTGCACAGAGAATCTCGGGTGGTCACCTGGTCCAGGCCTTATTTCTTGGGAACAGGAAGCATCAGG AAACATGACCCTCCTCTGAGTAGCATTCCTTGCTTGCATTataagaaaatgaaggaaaatgagGAAAGGGAACAAAACAATGACATAACCCCAAACGGGGAGGTTTCGCCTGTAAAGCTCATGGAGAAATCCCTGGAACTGGATTGTCAGACGGAGGAGCCGGACTCCACTGCAGCTGATTCTGGAATTTCCGATGAGAGGGATCCATCGGGGGGAGACGCAGCCCAGGGAGCCCTGGGACAGGTGAAGGCCAAAGTTGAAGTGTGCAAAGATGAGTCAGTAG ATATTGAAGATTTCCGGCACTACCTGGAAAAACGTTTTGATTTTGAGCAAGTGACTGTGAAGAAGTTCAGAACGTGGGCTGAGCGGCGGCAGTTCAACCGTGAGATGAAGAGGAAGCAGGCGGAATCTGAGCGGCCTATTTTGCCAGCCAATCAGAAACTTATTACGTTGTCCGTCCAGGACGCGCCCACAAAGAAAG AGTTTGTTATTAATCCCAATGGGAAGTCTGAAGTTTGTATCCTTCACGAATATATGCAACGAGTCCTAAAAGTTCGACCTGTTTACAATTTCTTTGAATGTG AGAACCCAAGCGAGCCTTTCGGAGCATCAGTTATTATTGATGGAGTGACTTACGGAGCAGGAACTGCCAGCAGCAAGAAACTTGCGAAGAACAAAGCTG CCCGAGCTACTCTGGAGATCCTCATCCCTGATTTTGTTAAGCAGACCTCTGAGGAAAAGCCCAAAGATAGTGAAGAATTAGAG TATTTTAACCATATCAGTATTGAGGACTCACGGGTATATGAATTGACCAGTAAAGCTGGACTCCTGTCTCCATATCAGATCCTTCATGAGTGCCTTAAAAG AAACCATGGCATGGGTGATACATCTATAAAGTTTGAAGTGATTCCTGGCAAAAATCAGAAGAGCGAGTACATTATGACCTGTGGGAAGCATACTGTGCGTGGCTGGT GTAAGAATAAGAGAGTTGGAAAACAGTTGGCTTCCCAGAAAATCCTTCAGCTGCTTCACCCACATGTGAAAAACTGGGGTTCTTTATTGCGCATGTATGGCAGAGAGAGCAGTAAGATGGTTAAGCAG GAAACATCTGATAAAAGTGTGATAGAGCTTCAGCAGTATGCCAAAAAGAACAAGCCAAATCTGCACATTCTGAACAAGCTAcaggaagaaatgagaaaattgGCCCAAGAAAGG GAGGAAACACGAAAGAAACCCAAGATGACAATTGTAGAGTCTGCTCAGCCTGGCAGTGAGCCTCTCTGTACTGTTGACGTGTAA